A window of Garciella nitratireducens DSM 15102 contains these coding sequences:
- the rnpM gene encoding RNase P modulator RnpM produces the protein MRKKIPQRMCVGCGEMKFKKELIRIVKNKEGEVFYDPSGRANGRGAYICKNVKCFDAAIANKKLDRTFNQPISEEFVAKMKEEIFNGQ, from the coding sequence ATGAGAAAAAAAATTCCTCAAAGAATGTGTGTTGGCTGTGGAGAAATGAAATTCAAAAAAGAATTGATTCGAATTGTTAAAAATAAAGAGGGAGAAGTATTTTATGATCCTAGCGGAAGAGCAAATGGTCGAGGCGCATACATTTGTAAAAATGTAAAATGCTTTGATGCTGCTATTGCAAATAAAAAATTAGACAGAACCTTTAATCAACCTATTTCTGAAGAATTTGTTGCAAAAATGAAAGAAGAGATTTTTAATGGACAATGA
- the nusA gene encoding transcription termination factor NusA, giving the protein MNIEFIEALDQIEKEKGIEKEVLLDAIEAAITSAYKRNFGSAQNVKIVIDRETGEVKVYSVKTVVDHVETDLLEISLEDARKIDPNYEIGDVVEEVVKPKNFGRIAAQTAKQVVVQRIREAERGIIYDLYVEREDEIITGVVQRKEKANVFVDLGKTEAVLGPNEQMPGENYKHGDRIKLYIVEVKKTTKGPQILVSRTHPGLVKRLFELEVPEIYDGIVEIRSIAREAGSRTKMAVYSYDDEVDPVGACVGHKGSRVEQIVNELKGEKIDIIKWSEDPKEYIASALSPAKVLSVEVSEVEKKAEVIVDDYQLSLAIGKEGQNARLAAKLTGWKIDIKSKSQLKIGESEASDAKNKNEDLLN; this is encoded by the coding sequence ATGAATATTGAATTTATTGAAGCTTTGGATCAAATAGAGAAAGAAAAAGGAATAGAAAAGGAAGTATTATTAGATGCAATAGAAGCCGCTATTACTTCTGCATATAAAAGAAATTTTGGTTCAGCACAAAATGTGAAAATTGTTATTGATAGAGAAACTGGGGAAGTGAAGGTTTATTCTGTGAAAACTGTTGTTGATCATGTAGAAACTGATTTATTAGAAATCAGTTTGGAAGATGCAAGAAAAATTGATCCTAATTATGAAATAGGAGATGTGGTAGAGGAAGTTGTAAAACCGAAAAATTTTGGAAGAATTGCTGCTCAAACAGCAAAGCAAGTCGTTGTTCAGAGGATAAGAGAGGCGGAAAGAGGAATTATTTATGATTTATATGTAGAAAGAGAAGATGAAATTATAACTGGAGTTGTTCAAAGAAAAGAGAAAGCAAATGTTTTTGTAGATTTAGGAAAGACTGAGGCTGTATTAGGGCCAAATGAACAGATGCCAGGGGAAAATTACAAGCACGGAGATAGAATTAAATTATATATTGTAGAAGTAAAAAAAACTACAAAAGGTCCTCAAATCTTGGTTTCAAGAACTCATCCAGGATTAGTAAAACGTCTATTTGAATTAGAAGTACCAGAAATTTATGATGGGATTGTAGAAATAAGATCTATTGCACGAGAAGCTGGTTCAAGAACAAAAATGGCCGTATACTCTTATGATGATGAAGTGGATCCGGTAGGTGCATGTGTTGGTCATAAAGGAAGTAGGGTAGAGCAAATCGTAAACGAACTTAAAGGTGAAAAAATTGATATTATTAAATGGAGTGAAGATCCTAAAGAATATATTGCAAGTGCTTTAAGTCCTGCTAAAGTTCTTTCTGTAGAAGTAAGTGAAGTGGAAAAAAAAGCAGAGGTAATTGTAGATGATTATCAATTATCTCTTGCTATCGGAAAGGAAGGTCAAAACGCTAGGCTTGCTGCTAAATTAACTGGATGGAAGATTGATATAAAAAGTAAATCTCAATTAAAAATAGGAGAATCAGAAGCTAGTGATGCTAAAAATAAAAATGAAGATTTGTTAAACTAA
- the rimP gene encoding ribosome maturation factor RimP has protein sequence MPKKKIEEIVKKLALPIIDKYKFELVDIEFKKEGPHWYLRLFIDKPGGITINDCELVSEDLSKILDEVDPIEQSYILEVSSPGLDRPLKTMEDYKKFKDYEVEIKLFAPYNGHKNFIGKLNGLVDNKVSIQDENNKTIEIPLNIISSVRLHEQF, from the coding sequence ATGCCAAAGAAGAAGATTGAAGAAATTGTTAAAAAATTGGCGTTACCTATCATAGATAAATATAAGTTTGAATTAGTAGATATTGAATTTAAAAAAGAGGGACCTCATTGGTATTTGCGTTTATTTATTGATAAGCCAGGAGGAATTACTATAAATGATTGTGAACTAGTCAGTGAAGATCTTAGTAAGATATTAGATGAAGTAGATCCTATAGAACAAAGTTATATTTTAGAGGTATCTTCTCCAGGATTAGATCGTCCTTTAAAAACTATGGAAGATTATAAAAAATTTAAAGATTATGAAGTAGAAATAAAATTATTTGCACCTTATAATGGACATAAAAATTTTATTGGAAAGCTAAATGGATTAGTAGATAATAAAGTTTCTATACAAGATGAAAATAATAAAACTATTGAAATTCCACTTAATATAATTTCTTCTGTGCGTTTACATGAACAATTTTAA
- a CDS encoding L7Ae/L30e/S12e/Gadd45 family ribosomal protein: MDNEKFYSFLGLCQRAGQVVSGEVAVNLQIQKRKIHLIILAKDASDNTKKKYTYQSQKNKIPILIFGNKELLGRAIGKEYRALIGIKDKNMAINLINIQRINNIGGETRV, encoded by the coding sequence ATGGACAATGAGAAATTTTATTCTTTTTTAGGATTATGTCAAAGAGCGGGTCAAGTAGTCTCTGGTGAGGTAGCAGTGAATTTGCAAATACAAAAAAGAAAGATTCATCTTATTATTCTTGCAAAAGATGCATCTGATAATACTAAAAAGAAGTATACTTATCAATCTCAAAAAAATAAAATTCCAATTCTTATTTTTGGAAATAAAGAATTATTAGGGAGAGCAATAGGAAAAGAATATCGTGCATTAATCGGAATCAAAGACAAGAATATGGCTATAAATCTTATAAATATACAAAGAATTAATAATATAGGGGGTGAAACTCGTGTCTAA